tatgaaaatgtcaAATCACCACATAATACAGCTGAAACTATGGTAATATTGTTCACAAACTATATTTCACCCAGCCCCTGGACAGGAATTTCAACCCTGGGCCCTCAGATTTAAAGTTTGATGCTCTACTGACTGAGCTACCAAGGCCTTGCaaactacttcaataaaaaagtaagtaaagCTGCTTGGTGATAGAATGTTGAACATTTTAATGAATATCTGGGTTCTAGGCAAAGGGCTTCACCCATGCTTCCTAATGAATACCACACACCAGCCATACATTCCcagattttttcaaaaatggcaCAGCTTCATTAAGAATTTATGTTCTTTGGAGTTACTTTGGGGATCAATAGGTAAAGAACCctatagtatccctgaggatgtatGTTCAAGGCCTGGCCTCATTCGTTGCTGTAGACAGCAATGTAAGACACAGATGTGGGCTCatatcccttgttgctgtggctatggtgtagcctcacacctgcagctccaattctacccctagcatgggaaatttcatatgccataggtgtggccctaaaaggaaaaaaatttttttccaattactaGTGATTTTATCCTTGATCATTTGATTAAGGTGGTATCTTCCAGGCTCTCTACAGCAAGTACCTATTTCAAACTTTGCCATTAACTCTCATTTGgtacatattttgaaaatgtataacCTCAACACTTTTCTTAATACAGTTTGACCCACTATATCTAACATCCATTGATGATtcttatattgaaaaaaaattgcaaatatggtggccaaatggtgattttctaattcaATCATTTCCTCTGTGTTTATTAGCTGAATTCTCCTATAGGAATGAACTTCCCCTTACTCtacattcatttgtttcttcattgatttatttatatcatcaTGGACTcatgaattcttatttattctctgaGTTGTAACCCATCACTGATGTTATTCATTTTGAAGCTATAACTATTCCAGATTTTTCCAATGGGAGCCCCATTGAGCTGACTTCTTTATTTCCATGATATTAGAACACTTTTAATTTTCAAGATCTGCAAATTTTCCCTGGTCTTGTAGTGTCCTGGCCCCAGCCCTAGAATCACCATTTTTTCTAAGTCATTTTGGTTCTTGGTAGAGGAGACTGATATTCAAATGTCAAATTTGGCATTACATGTGTTTTTTGCTTATGAGACTTTTAAATGATCTCAGAGAATACAGCCAGGAAGCATATATAAAGGAAACACTGGATGTAGAAACTAGAAACAAGCAAACTAAAGGAATGGTTACCCATAGGAGATGAATCAGGAGTGGGACAGAAATAATGGGAGATGGGAACCAGACAGATTGATATATACTTTCAATCTGCTTATATACATTACAACCCATGAGTTCAAGTTGGTATCTTCAGTTCTAGTGTGACACCATAGAGTTCTTTCTAGCCTCTCTTTTTCTGTGTACATTGCACCTTCCCCCATTAAGGAGTCATTCTCTTTTCCAGAACAAGTTTACTTATTTACTAAATCTTTGAATACATGTAATTTCAGAATCTTGAACCCAAACCACTGTTAATGACAAATTAACTTCAGCCCATAGAATTGGCTTACCAAAAAAATGTGCTTACAGTTCTTTCATTATTCTGAGACTAAATTATAGATGAAATTTGGTGTTCaataataattactttattttcccctttaggCAGATTAtggtattaaatttaaatatatttaggcttattttttattttattccattttgtttattttccatttacttcttattttttagTAGGTACAAGTTAGAATATTTGAaactatataaacaaatatactcATGCCCCCATCTTTCTATActattcccaccccaccccctgcaggtAAGCAGTCTCATTAATTTCGAATTGATTCCTCATGTGTTTCTTCTTGCTCAATGGgaagatacatgtatacattattttcccttctctttcacaTAGGAAGTAGCATGTTATAGATGCTCTTTTTCACATTGCTGTTTTCTGATTAATACTATATCCTGGAAATCCTTCCATATTGATTCATAATTATATTTGACATTGTTTTTCATAGCTACAAAGTACTCAACTGCATTGATGCTCCATAGTTTCCATTTAAAGCCCTAGAAGAAAATAGCAGtgatgaatgtactaaatgccacttaATTATATACTTCAAAGTGTTAAAATAGTAAATTCCATGTTGTGTAGGCcattatactgcaataaaaattttttaaggaatagcAAGTCATAATATCTACATATAgcacagaaaagaataataaaataatcataatatagGATTAATAAGTAAATCAAAGGGATATGGAATGGCAAAACATGTatttaagaaatcaaaaaggatgaaaagaagtgagaataaatatgaaataagatGTCTCAATTAGAAAACAtatagaaacacagaaaacaaattcagaGCAACCTTATTTAACAGATGTTAATAGATCAAATTCCCCAGAAATACAAAGATTTACAAACTACATAAAAAGTGTAAAACCCATTTACACTGTTAACCACTAACACTTTACAGCTATAAGcacataaaaagtttaaataattgaATAGAAATCCCATGTAAACACCAACTAAAAGATAGCTGGTACATCTATGCTAAAAACAGAGGAAGTAAATGAGATGTGAGAGTGGGAGCTGGTGATAAAGAGAAATCCCCTCTGACTATAACTGCAATGGTGTGTTGTTCAGTGGATGAGACAAGGCTCCCATTCACAGGAGAGCATCACTCTGTAGCACTTGAAAATTTCCATGATTTAATTATATCCATCATGGCTGATTTCAACCATAATATTCTCATTGACTGCGGAGTTGAAAAGAGATGTTCACAATCAGCTTGAAGCTACTGCAAGCCAATTTCAGCACATCTTACAGAGAAGAATCAGTCCACAAGGAGCAGAACAGAGTGATAAATCAGAGTGTTCTCAataacatattataaaatatatataagcaaaaacagacatatctgataggagaaaaatacaaaaccacaATCACAATTATGTGACATATTTTGTATAggatttttcacatattttatgagatgataaaaaagcagaaaaaataaagataaagaatatttaacaaTGGAAATCACAAACTGGGGCTTATTGACATAATAACACTATATATGACCACTATATATGACAGCTGAATGCATATTCACTTGAAGTTACAGAGTTGCCAACCATATGCTAATTTTAGGAGATATATCCCACTGTGCTGATGACTGCAGTAAGAGGATTTAGAGATTGTCACTTCAAGAAGTTAGCCCTACTGACAAGTATCTCTAAGGCCTGTTTTATGTCTCTGTTCCtgaggctgtagatgaaggggttcagcatgggagtAACTACTGCATACACAAAAGAAGCAGTTATGTCTTTGTCAGTGGAGTCCCATGATgatgaaaaaaagtaaacactAGCAAGTGTCCCATAGTATAAAGACACCACAAAGagatgggagccacaggtggaaaaaactttaaagaatctCTTGGTGGAAGAGACACTCAGAACTGCTGTCCCTATACAAATATATGAGCCCAGGATACTACTCAAAGGCAGGATGAAAATCATTCCTCCCACAGTAAAGATGACCAGCTCATTGAGGGAGGTGTCTGAACAGCTCAACTTCAGGAGTGCAGCAAGGTCGcagaagaagtgggggatgaAGTGGTCAGCACAGAAGGACAATTGAgccaggaggagggtgtgggtcAGGGCATAGGcacaggagaggagccaggatacAGCCAACAGACATATGCATAGCTTCTCACTCATGAGGCTGGCATAATGCAGTGGGTGACAAATagccacatacctgtcataggccatcactgcaaGAAGAAGGTTATCAATGcaagcaaaaaatatgaaaaaataggtCTGTGTTACACACCCTGCATAGAGAATGGATTGATCCTGAGTCTGCATGTTCATCAAcatcttagggacagtgacagatGTAAAGGAGACATCTGTGAaggccaagtggctgaggaagaagtacatgggggtgtggagattagggtccagcctgatgagcaggatgatgagcaggttccccagaaCTGTGGtgaggtacatgcccaggaacagggcaaagaacacacCCTGCTGCTCTGGCATGATGGGGAGCCCCAAGAGGAGGAACTCAGACACGctgctctggttctccctcctcatgctcCTCTCCTGTCTGCTAGGGAAGCAAGTGAGTAGGAAATGTCAGATACACTGAAGTCATGATTGTGGCCACCACACTAGCCTCTCTCaccttctctttggaaaaaaagaatatctgccGCCATTTCTTTTATCACCTATTGTTGGCAAAGCACGTGACACACCCTCAGCACTCAACATGTTTCCTTTCAATGAAAACCAGGACAaatgctgcctttttttctttttgatcaacCATTATTCTGACATTAAGCTACTATTTGGACATAGAATAAATATGACATACAGAAGCCCTTCCATCAGGAGATCAACTCTCGAGGGCTCACCTGACCAAAGACTAAGTAAAGGTTTGAACCTGAAGCCTGATTCAATGTGTTATGATTTTGGTCCCACCACTTTCTCGCTCTAGGACTTGGGATGCTAAGTCTCTCTTGCCCTTTTGTTGTCCCTCTAAATGTGAACATGCCATAATCACACTTGCATAGAGATGACATAAAGAATTCTAATTCATTAGGCATTATTATCTAAAAACACTGTCCCACATCAAATAAACACCAAAAATTGCATAGATTATTTTGATGAGAGGATCtgtatccccccaaaaaaaaacttgtatcaAGTTTAGGAATTTCATAAAACAGTATTATGAAGTGGTCAGCATAAAGGACCAAGAAGCTGACCTAAAATTTATGTTCACTTATCTGAGATCTCACACTCTTAAGGTGAGTTTCTGAGCTCATATCCTATCACTGGGGTAAATTCCCTGCTGGAACTTGTCTAAATGCATGTTTACCTCTTTGCcaagaaataaacattaattcGGTGCATGTACCTACATCAATCTCATCTAAACTGCTTCCTCCAagttggctcagatctggttatTCTTCAGTATGAAGATACTTGAGATCTGAGATGGGGTCTGAGAGCTGAGAGAGCTGATGGACTGGGGTGTCTCAGAATTCAGTGACCTGATTGATCAGCACTATTTCCCAATATTGACCTTCACACTGATAATAACTGCTAGCTAATGAGCATAATGGCagacaaatacatttttccatgATTGCCTCATGGAACTTTTCAATAGTCCAGGAAAGGTGGTGCTTTTAAAATGtcactctcaggagttcccattgtagctcagtgggttaagaacccaactagtatccatgagggtacaggttcaatccctagccaccctcaatggattaaggatatggcactgccaTGTGCTGTGATGGAGGCTCCAGAGAAGGCTCAGATATgatttaggccagcagctgaagctctgattcaacccctagcctgggaagtgccATATGCTCAGGTATGGCCTCCCAAAAATTaagaactacaaaaaaaatcttctctatcAATATACTCAGAAGGAATAGGAAATGAGCATGATCATAGACATAGTAACAGCTGTGGTCATATTTCTCTCCCAAGCATTTAAGAATACCTTGGAAACTTTGCCCCTATGACCTACTGTTCCTCCCTATCTTTAGTTAGACAAATAGGCAGGATgttaagaagaaatatttcaggaTTTGAAGGAATCCACCTGCTCACATAACTGTCCACACTCGTATTCTTGCATCCCTTTTGTTTGCCAATGTCTTATACATGCCTTCAAATCATTCAATCcatcattatatatttgtgtCTGTGAAGCAGAGAAGACAGTCTTATTTCCCTGCATTTTACCAACAGGAGTTGTGAAATCACTTAAACAATCTCATATAGATATCGCATAGTGGAAATTCATCTCATATATTGATTTTCTGATCATCATTTCACTACAGAGAGAATCcacccatttctttttatgggGGGTAGAGAGGCAAAGGTGAGACgttaaaagtgaaaagataaatgttaaaatatgcctGGGAGAAGAAACGTACATTAATGCTCTGTGAGAAACTGTCAGCAGATGCTTGCTCCAGACCAGGGAGTTTCTCAGGGTTCACGGGGCACAAGGAGGAACCAGGCACTTGACCCTCCTGCTAAGCACAGTCCTCTCACTGAAAGCTGCTAGGTCAGATGTAGCCCAGGATCTCCCAAATTTCCTGCAGGAGAACTAGAGTTCCTAATGACACCCAGGAGCTGCAATGTGATCAGAAAGGAACAACACAGACATGGTACCTTAAATCCATCAGTGCTGTCTGCAAAGAAGTGGCTGAGATATTTCTCAGTAGTGAGGAGAGGAAGATGTGTGTaacctgggggtggggtagggctCTCATGTTGAGAGAGTCTATGGATGAGGCTGATTGTCCTGTCTTCATACAAATATTGGCACCTCCACAATCAGGACATGGAGAGTCAGGTGTTTGGGCCTCCAATAGGCTACAATTAACTAAGTGCTTATGATGTGCATAGCTTCTTAAGCACCTTACATGCAAGATCTATCAACAATTAACATGATTCCATGTAATAGCAGTGGATGTTGAGAATCACCATGGCCAAAACCACAGACACCATGCTATCACGTGGGGAAAAGGTAAAACTCAGAGTGTCAAAGTACATGATTCCAGAAATGagcatttcatttctaaatgGTTAGACCAAAACTAAAGCAGAGTGTTGAAAACATTGGGTTTTGAGGGATCCCGCTAGAGTCAAATCATTGAAAAATGGGTGCCAATAGCTCTGTAAAGTCAGTTTCCTGTGGAGCTGCCTGTGTGGATTCTGATCTCAGGCAGGTGGAGAGTAAAAACATGGGAGAatgtcacagacacacacacaaacacacagatttATAACTTCTGTGTGAGAGAAGTGAAGGTGTGGGTTTGCTAAATAAAAGAACACACTATCACAGATGCACACTTGCCAAATGGAGATTTACAGATTTCTCAGGATTATACTCTCATTAGATAAAAACAGTCAGGGTGTGAGTCAGCTTCACATAAACTCTgtgaaactcaaaaaaaaaaattcacaaatacaacACAGCTAAACACACTGAACTGTCAATTATTTTAGACCTGAGGTGTTATCATCATAAGAAGTAATTCATATTCAAATCACAAGCAGTGCAAAAGGTCTTACACATGTCACACAAGCAGCAGATGCAAGTAGAATAAGCACACACTCAAGAAATGTCCAGTCTTCCCTGACCTCTCTATATCCTAATATGTGTCATTCAGTGTGTTTGTCAGTTATGCATACACACAGACTCCTACAACACtacaacacaacacacacacaaatagatatACTTTCTCTGAtggtcacacacacacttaaacacagacacacatgcatgaATGGGGAGGTTTCTGGGCTCCTTCTGAGTTATACCTGTGCTCTGAGTTCAAATACCTTCTGCTTTGTTCTGTTACCTTAATCCTCACTTTCTGTCCAGAAGACCCAGGatccaaacaaaaaagcaaaccatGGTTGCTTGAGGACTTTTACAGACTTGCATGTCAGTCATTTCTCCAGCTGCAAAATGAGGCACAAggatatttccttttctccatcctaaaGAAACCCCAGAGGGAATCCACCTCTGACCTGACTAGAGAGGTAATTCACTGGGGCAACTGCTCAACTCCCTCCTGGACCCTCAGAAATGAGGATGTTTTGGCTCCACAGGCACTGAGCTGCACCTGGTTTCACAGGAGAAAAGTATTCCTGATATGAGTGGTACCTTAAGATTCTGGTCAAGTCTGTGATGAGAAGAATGAGTTCCCCCATTGCCCATGGCCTCTGTGTCATGAGCATAGTTTCTCCAAGGGGCAGTGTGTGGCACAGGCAGTGGAAGTCTTTAGCAGCATCCTCAACAATGACACAGACTTTCATTAGAACACAAAGGCCATTAAAATGTGCACATCTCCCTACTCCCCTGGAAGGTATTGTAGACCATGGTCTATGCCTTTCTCAGGAGAAGGGGGATTGAATATAAAACTCTGGAAAAGATTCTGGGTTCTTCCCCTGCTAAGAGAGCATGCTTGAGCAATTTATCAATACA
The Sus scrofa isolate TJ Tabasco breed Duroc chromosome 1, Sscrofa11.1, whole genome shotgun sequence DNA segment above includes these coding regions:
- the LOC110259699 gene encoding olfactory receptor 1J4-like; translation: TPMYFFLSHLAFTDVSFTSVTVPKMLMNMQTQDQSILYAGCVTQTYFFIFFACIDNLLLAVMAYDRYVAICHPLHYASLMSEKLCICLLAVSWLLSCAYALTHTLLLAQLSFCADHFIPHFFCDLAALLKLSCSDTSLNELVIFTVGGMIFILPLSSILGSYICIGTAVLSVSSTKRFFKVFSTCGSHLFVVSLYYGTLASVYFFSSSWDSTDKDITASFVYAVVTPMLNPFIYSLRNRDIKQALEILVSRANFLK